A window from Esox lucius isolate fEsoLuc1 chromosome 16, fEsoLuc1.pri, whole genome shotgun sequence encodes these proteins:
- the si:dkey-67c22.2 gene encoding serine/arginine repetitive matrix protein 1 isoform X2 translates to MECAVDTQPGGDEAAEREHTLEEMSAKEGSETPHKKNKKHKKHKSKKKKKKRGKGERETSSESAPESDAEKPPVRTRAGLRSAGPVSSDAATDTKVEATKDLTADKPEVDVDAKARKHKRHAGKKKKKRKRKGEEKQEKNSPSHSPSESDSMSGTDSESEGKPAGTVVQAVPLLSKNKQEERVPSLHASLGHKEAPLKVAHQPSNVESTNAGGKAEEKTSAVDREGQTISVLKAEDPRSERSFSHAQELPDIIPKQGGQRDETRSLGLGADGQEEIDTVQKSKVKNKAPSRSRSRSLTDTKRARSSLSRSPSPKRPKTSRSCSKSPNQLSGQAVSGSGRSRSHSKSMTPKRKQSSSPKRTGCESPSTSPRKGRKSSSQSPRSGQKSTSQSPRTGRKSPSLSPKRGRKSPSLSPKRGRKSPSLSPKRGRKSPSLSPKRGRKSPSLSPKRGRKSPSLSPKRGRKSPSLSPKRGRKSPSLSPKRGRKSPSLSPKRGRKSPSLSPKRGRKSPSLSPKRGRKSPSLSPKRGRKSPSLSPKRGRKSPSLSPKRGRKSPSLSPKRGRKSPSLSPKRGRRTPSLTPRRGRRSPSLSPRRKRRSPSLSPRRKRRSPSLSPRRKRRSPSLSPRRKRRSPSLSPRRKRRSPSLSPRRKRRSPSLSPRRKRRSPSLSPRRKRRSPSLSPRRGRKSSPLSPRRGRKSSPISSRRGRKSLSKSPWRGRKLSPSPRRGRRSESRPRGRVRRSRTRTPPPRRRRSRSHSPVRLTRRSRSRSRRPRRSRSPRRGRRSKSRSLSRRKRTPPRTRRSRTPVRRGRRTRSRSVVILKRKGKSSRSKSPRTKNNKSRSRSSRKSRSPVQKRSTSLKRSKTKSQSPGGSKPSTSRSPSPRNRSKSHTPKPQKITKRSVSQSPVRDKSRSVSSDRPSDSASPERSRSRSTAKDQKSPQIADKPILDKTVNDEAPTKEVEEAAAGPWKPLPWAAASSSITKSKPGTGQAEESSSEVQSEDHDSTVEEPKGIGSPTSSSEDEPDERATSRSVSPDAVQADGHSRSSPSNSPIKKTSSKLRQSSTSASPARKSPAGRKMSTSPLRRRSRSKSTSPAQSKSASRRRRSKSPVKKRKSVSPPARRKKRSKSKSPARRWRSRSKSPTRRRKSRSKSRARTKRSKSRSPARRKRSKSTDRSKRSKSRSLGRRRRSRSGSRRRRPIIRNRSFDRRDRWKREPSHSPILILRKRRSTSRTRRSASKTPPRLTELDKDQLLEIAKANAAAMCAKAGVPIPESLRPKAILQLPLPTPVPTPLNLPLPLPLNMPGMGMPNMPNMNMPNMNMPNMNMPNMNMAMSAAMASMTAATMTAALTNMAQMSNMPQMAPLPTITNKPPPSQAPQTTLAPLNLDHIEEVKRKVTQQANIYSIKELTEKCKMIAASKEEMAVAKPHVSDDEDEDRKPRGKSFL, encoded by the exons ATGGAGTGTGCAGTGGACACTCAGCCAG GTGGGGATGAGGCAgcagagagagaacacactCTGGAGGAAATGTCTGCAAAGGAAGGAAGTGAAACTCCCCACAAGAAGAACAAGaagcacaaaaaacacaaaagtaaaaagaagaaaaagaaacgCGGCAAGGGAGAGCGGGAGACCAGCTCAGAGTCAGCCCCGGAGTCTGACGCAGAGAAGCCGCCAGTCAGAACTAGAGCCGG ctTGAGAAGTGCTGGCCCTGTGTCCTCTGATGCAGCAACAGACACAAAAGTGGAGGCAACAAAGGACTTGACTGCAG ATAAACCTGAAGTAGATGTTGATGCTAAGGCCAGAAAACACAAAAGACATGCTgggaaaaagaagaagaaaagaaagagaaaaggagaagaaaagCAGGAGAAAAACTCTCCTTCACACTCCCCGTCAGAGAGTGACTCTATGTCGGGGACAGATTCGGAGTCTGAGGGCAAGCCAGCTGGCACAGTTGTTCAAGCTGTTCCCTTGCTGTCTAAGAATAAGCAAGAGGAGAGGGTGCCCTCCTTACATGCAAGTCTGGGACATAAAGAGGCACCACTTAAAGTGGCGCATCAACCTTCAAATGTGGAGTCTACAAATGCAGGAGGGAAGGCAGAAGAGAAGACATCTGCTGTTGACAGGGAGGGCCAAACTATCTCTGTCTTGAAGGCAGAAGATCCACGAAGCGAAAGAAGCTTCAGCCATGCTCAGGAGCTTCCTGACATAATCCCCAAGCAGGGTGGTCAGAGGGATGAGACTAGAAGTTTAGGGCTTGGGGCGGATGGACAGGAAGAGATTGACACAGTACAGAAGTCAAAAGTGAAGAACAAAGCCCCATCCAGGTCAAGGTCACGGTCACTGACAGACACTAAAAGAGCCAGATCGAGTCTTAGTCGTTCGCCAAGTCCCAAACGGCCCAAAACAAGCCGCAGTTGTTCAAAAAGCCCCAATCAATTATCTGGTCAGGCTGTGTCTGGCAGCGGTAGGTCTCGATCTCACTCAAAAAGCATGACTCCGAAGAGAAAGCAGTCCTCATCACCTAAAAGGACAGGATGTGAGTCTCCGTCTACATCCCCCAGGAAAGGACGCAAGTCCTCCTCTCAGTCCCCGAGGAGTGGACAAAAGTCTACCTCTCAGTCCCCGAGGACGGGGCGCAAgtccccttcactttctccgaAGAGGGGGCGCAAgtccccttcactttctccgaAGAGGGGGCGCAAgtccccttcactttctccgaAGAGGGGGCGCAAGTCCCCTTCCCTGTCTCCCAAGAGGGGGCGCAAGTCCCCTTCCCTGTCTCCCAAGAGGGGGCGCAAGTCCCCTTCCCTGTCTCCCAAGAGGGGGCGCAAGTCCCCTTCCCTGTCTCCCAAGAGGGGGCGCAAGTCCCCTTCCCTGTCTCCCAAGAGGGGGCGCAAGTCCCCTTCCCTGTCTCCCAAGAGGGGGCGCAAGTCCCCTTCCCTGTCTCCCAAGAGGGGGCGCAAGTCCCCTTCCCTGTCTCCCAAGAGGGGGCGCAAGTCCCCTTCCCTGTCTCCCAAGAGGGGGCGCAAGTCCCCTTCCCTGTCTCCCAAGAGGGGGCGCAAGTCCCCTTCCCTGTCCCCCAAGAGGGGGCGCAAGTCCCCTTCCCTGTCCCCCAAGAGGGGGCGCAAGTCCCCTTCTCTGTCCCCCAAGAGGGGGCGCAGGACCCCTTCCCTGACTCCCAGGCGGGGGCGCAGGTCCCCTTCTCTGTCCCCCAGGCGAAAACGCAGGTCCCCTTCCCTGTCCCCCAGGCGAAAACGCAGGTCCCCTTCCCTGTCCCCCAGGCGAAAACGCAGGTCCCCTTCCCTGTCCCCCAGGCGAAAACGCAGGTCCCCTTCCCTGTCCCCCAGGCGAAAACGCAGGTCCCCTTCCCTGTCCCCCAGGCGAAAGCGCAGGTCCCCTTCCCTGTCCCCCAGGCGAAAGCGCAGGTCCCCTTCCCTGTCCCCCAGGCGAAAGCGCAGGTCCCCTTCCCTGTCCCCCAGGAGAGGCCGCAAGTCATCCCCTTTGTCACCCAGGAGAGGCCGCAAGTCATCCCCTATTTCTTCAAGGCGAGGACGCAAGTCTCTGTCTAAATCCCCTTGGAGAGGACGCAAACTGTCTCCATCCCCCAGACGAGGGCGGCGGTCTGAGTCAAGGCCTCGTGGCCGTGTCAGGAGGTCAAGAACCAGAACCCCCCCACCTCGTCGTAGGCGCTCAAGGTCCCACTCGCCTGTGAGGCTGACACGCCGCTCACGCTCCAGATCTAGGCGGCCCCGTCGCTCTCGGTCCCCAAGAAGAGGCAGACGCTCCAAGAGCCGTTCCTTATCTCGCAGGAAGAGGACCCCTCCCAGGACGCGACGATCCCGGACTCCGGTCCGAAGAGGCAGGAGGACTCGCTCCCGCTCTGTGGTGATCCTGAAGAGGAAAGGGAAAAGCTCACGGTCCAAATCCCCACggaccaaaaacaacaaatccCGCTCTAGAAGCTCCAGGAAATCCAGGTCACCCGTTCAGAAGCGTTCTACATCATTGAAGCGGAGTAAGACTAAGTCCCAATCTCCAGGAGGCAGCAAACCATCAACATCACGATCTCCATCGCCACGTAACAGGTCCAAGTCTCATACTCCCAAACCCCAGAAAATAACCAAGCGTTCAGTCTCACAGTCACCTGTCAGAGACAAATCCAGGTCTGTCTCAAGTGACAGACCATCGGACAGCGCTTCCCCAGAACGCTCAAGATCCAGGTCTACTGCCAAAGATCAAAAGTCTCCACAAATAGCTGACAAACCTATTTTAGACAAGACTGTGAATGATGAAGCACCTACCAAGGAAGTTGAGGAAGCTGCAGCAGGGCCATGGAAGCCCTTGCCTTGGGCTGCGGCCTCCAGTTCTATCACAAAGAGCAAGCCCGGGACTGGGCAGGCTGAAGAGAGCAGCTCTGAGGTTCAATCTGAAGACCATGACTCTACCGTAGAAGAGCCAAAGGGGATAGGAAGCCCGACAAGCTCTTCTGAAGATGAGCCAGATGAACGTGCTACCTCCAGGTCAGTTTCACCAGATGCTGTTCAAGCTGATGGTCACTCCAGGTCCTCACCATCTAATTCCCCTATCAAGAAAACATCCTCAAAGCTACGGCAGTCCTCAACCTCAGCGTCACCAGCTAGAAAGTCACCAGCTGGCCGGAAAATGTCCACCTCTCCCTTACGGAGGCGCTCCCGGTCTAAGTCTACCTCTCCTGCTCAGTCAAAGTCTGCTTCCAGAAGGAGACGCTCCAAGTCCCCAGTCAAGAAAAGGAAGTCAGTCTCTCCACCGGCTAGGCGGAAGAAGAGGTCCAAGTCCAAAAGTCCTGCTCGCCGCTGGAGATCACGCTCTAAGTCACCAACACGGCGCAGGAAGTCACGGTCTAAGTCCAGAGCCAGAACCAAGCGCTCCAAGTCCCGCTCCCCAGCCAGAAGGAAGAGGTCCAAGTCCACAGACAGGAGCAAACGCTCCAAATCTCGTTCTCTAGGTCGGAGGAGGAGGTCCCGCTCTGGGTCACGGCGACGCCGACCCATCATTCGGAACCGCTCTTTTGACCGTCGTGACCGATGGAAACGAGAACCAAGTCACTCGCCCATCCTTATCCTCCGCAAGCGCCGGTCAACATCTCGAACCCGCCGCAGTGCCAGCAAGACCCCTCCTCGTCTCACTGAGCTGG ACAAAGACCAGCTCCTGGAGATAGCGAAGGCCAATGCCGCAGCTATGTGTGCTAAAGCAGGTGTGCCCATCCCAGAGAGTCTGAGACCCAAGGCCATCCTCCAGCTTCCCCTTCCCACCCCCGTCCCAACACCTTTGAATCTgcctctgcctctgcctctcAACATGCCTGGCATGGGCATGCCAAACATGCCCAACATGAATATGCCCAACATGAATATGCCCAACATGAATATGCCCAAC ATGAATATGGCCATGAGTGCTGCCATGGCCAGTATGACGGCTGCTACCATGACTGCAGCCCTCACCAACATGGCCCAGATGTCAAACATGCCCCAGATGGCGCCGCTCCCCACGATCACCAACAAGCCCCCTCCTAGCCAGGCCCCCCAAACAACCCTCGCCCCACTCAACCTTGACCACATAGAGGAGGTGAAAAGAAAGGTCACTCAACAGGCCAACATCTACAGTATCAAAGAGCTTACTGAG AAATGTAAGATGATAGCAGCGAGTAAGGAGGAGATGGCCGTAGCTAAGCCCCATGTGTCTGATGACGAGGATGAGGACAGGAAGCCTCGTGGCAAGAGCTTTCTTTAG
- the si:dkey-67c22.2 gene encoding serine/arginine repetitive matrix protein 1 isoform X1, whose protein sequence is MECAVDTQPGGDEAAEREHTLEEMSAKEGSETPHKKNKKHKKHKSKKKKKKRGKGERETSSESAPESDAEKPPVRTRAGLRSAGPVSSDAATDTKVEATKDLTADKPEVDVDAKARKHKRHAGKKKKKRKRKGEEKQEKNSPSHSPSESDSMSGTDSESEGKPAGTVVQAVPLLSKNKQEERVPSLHASLGHKEAPLKVAHQPSNVESTNAGGKAEEKTSAVDREGQTISVLKAEDPRSERSFSHAQELPDIIPKQGGQRDETRSLGLGADGQEEIDTVQKSKVKNKAPSRSRSRSLTDTKRARSSLSRSPSPKRPKTSRSCSKSPNQLSGQAVSGSGRSRSHSKSMTPKRKQSSSPKRTGCESPSTSPRKGRKSSSQSPRSGQKSTSQSPRTGRKSPSLSPKRGRKSPSLSPKRGRKSPSLSPKRGRKSPSLSPKRGRKSPSLSPKRGRKSPSLSPKRGRKSPSLSPKRGRKSPSLSPKRGRKSPSLSPKRGRKSPSLSPKRGRKSPSLSPKRGRKSPSLSPKRGRKSPSLSPKRGRKSPSLSPKRGRKSPSLSPKRGRKSPSLSPKRGRRTPSLTPRRGRRSPSLSPRRKRRSPSLSPRRKRRSPSLSPRRKRRSPSLSPRRKRRSPSLSPRRKRRSPSLSPRRKRRSPSLSPRRKRRSPSLSPRRKRRSPSLSPRRGRKSSPLSPRRGRKSSPISSRRGRKSLSKSPWRGRKLSPSPRRGRRSESRPRGRVRRSRTRTPPPRRRRSRSHSPVRLTRRSRSRSRRPRRSRSPRRGRRSKSRSLSRRKRTPPRTRRSRTPVRRGRRTRSRSVVILKRKGKSSRSKSPRTKNNKSRSRSSRKSRSPVQKRSTSLKRSKTKSQSPGGSKPSTSRSPSPRNRSKSHTPKPQKITKRSVSQSPVRDKSRSVSSDRPSDSASPERSRSRSTAKDQKSPQIADKPILDKTVNDEAPTKEVEEAAAGPWKPLPWAAASSSITKSKPGTGQAEESSSEVQSEDHDSTVEEPKGIGSPTSSSEDEPDERATSRSVSPDAVQADGHSRSSPSNSPIKKTSSKLRQSSTSASPARKSPAGRKMSTSPLRRRSRSKSTSPAQSKSASRRRRSKSPVKKRKSVSPPARRKKRSKSKSPARRWRSRSKSPTRRRKSRSKSRARTKRSKSRSPARRKRSKSTDRSKRSKSRSLGRRRRSRSGSRRRRPIIRNRSFDRRDRWKREPSHSPILILRKRRSTSRTRRSASKTPPRLTELDKDQLLEIAKANAAAMCAKAGVPIPESLRPKAILQLPLPTPVPTPLNLPLPLPLNMPGMGMPNMPNMNMPNMNMPNMNMPNMNMPNMNMPNMNMAMSAAMASMTAATMTAALTNMAQMSNMPQMAPLPTITNKPPPSQAPQTTLAPLNLDHIEEVKRKVTQQANIYSIKELTEKCKMIAASKEEMAVAKPHVSDDEDEDRKPRGKSFL, encoded by the exons ATGGAGTGTGCAGTGGACACTCAGCCAG GTGGGGATGAGGCAgcagagagagaacacactCTGGAGGAAATGTCTGCAAAGGAAGGAAGTGAAACTCCCCACAAGAAGAACAAGaagcacaaaaaacacaaaagtaaaaagaagaaaaagaaacgCGGCAAGGGAGAGCGGGAGACCAGCTCAGAGTCAGCCCCGGAGTCTGACGCAGAGAAGCCGCCAGTCAGAACTAGAGCCGG ctTGAGAAGTGCTGGCCCTGTGTCCTCTGATGCAGCAACAGACACAAAAGTGGAGGCAACAAAGGACTTGACTGCAG ATAAACCTGAAGTAGATGTTGATGCTAAGGCCAGAAAACACAAAAGACATGCTgggaaaaagaagaagaaaagaaagagaaaaggagaagaaaagCAGGAGAAAAACTCTCCTTCACACTCCCCGTCAGAGAGTGACTCTATGTCGGGGACAGATTCGGAGTCTGAGGGCAAGCCAGCTGGCACAGTTGTTCAAGCTGTTCCCTTGCTGTCTAAGAATAAGCAAGAGGAGAGGGTGCCCTCCTTACATGCAAGTCTGGGACATAAAGAGGCACCACTTAAAGTGGCGCATCAACCTTCAAATGTGGAGTCTACAAATGCAGGAGGGAAGGCAGAAGAGAAGACATCTGCTGTTGACAGGGAGGGCCAAACTATCTCTGTCTTGAAGGCAGAAGATCCACGAAGCGAAAGAAGCTTCAGCCATGCTCAGGAGCTTCCTGACATAATCCCCAAGCAGGGTGGTCAGAGGGATGAGACTAGAAGTTTAGGGCTTGGGGCGGATGGACAGGAAGAGATTGACACAGTACAGAAGTCAAAAGTGAAGAACAAAGCCCCATCCAGGTCAAGGTCACGGTCACTGACAGACACTAAAAGAGCCAGATCGAGTCTTAGTCGTTCGCCAAGTCCCAAACGGCCCAAAACAAGCCGCAGTTGTTCAAAAAGCCCCAATCAATTATCTGGTCAGGCTGTGTCTGGCAGCGGTAGGTCTCGATCTCACTCAAAAAGCATGACTCCGAAGAGAAAGCAGTCCTCATCACCTAAAAGGACAGGATGTGAGTCTCCGTCTACATCCCCCAGGAAAGGACGCAAGTCCTCCTCTCAGTCCCCGAGGAGTGGACAAAAGTCTACCTCTCAGTCCCCGAGGACGGGGCGCAAgtccccttcactttctccgaAGAGGGGGCGCAAgtccccttcactttctccgaAGAGGGGGCGCAAgtccccttcactttctccgaAGAGGGGGCGCAAGTCCCCTTCCCTGTCTCCCAAGAGGGGGCGCAAGTCCCCTTCCCTGTCTCCCAAGAGGGGGCGCAAGTCCCCTTCCCTGTCTCCCAAGAGGGGGCGCAAGTCCCCTTCCCTGTCTCCCAAGAGGGGGCGCAAGTCCCCTTCCCTGTCTCCCAAGAGGGGGCGCAAGTCCCCTTCCCTGTCTCCCAAGAGGGGGCGCAAGTCCCCTTCCCTGTCTCCCAAGAGGGGGCGCAAGTCCCCTTCCCTGTCTCCCAAGAGGGGGCGCAAGTCCCCTTCCCTGTCTCCCAAGAGGGGGCGCAAGTCCCCTTCCCTGTCTCCCAAGAGGGGGCGCAAGTCCCCTTCCCTGTCCCCCAAGAGGGGGCGCAAGTCCCCTTCCCTGTCCCCCAAGAGGGGGCGCAAGTCCCCTTCTCTGTCCCCCAAGAGGGGGCGCAGGACCCCTTCCCTGACTCCCAGGCGGGGGCGCAGGTCCCCTTCTCTGTCCCCCAGGCGAAAACGCAGGTCCCCTTCCCTGTCCCCCAGGCGAAAACGCAGGTCCCCTTCCCTGTCCCCCAGGCGAAAACGCAGGTCCCCTTCCCTGTCCCCCAGGCGAAAACGCAGGTCCCCTTCCCTGTCCCCCAGGCGAAAACGCAGGTCCCCTTCCCTGTCCCCCAGGCGAAAGCGCAGGTCCCCTTCCCTGTCCCCCAGGCGAAAGCGCAGGTCCCCTTCCCTGTCCCCCAGGCGAAAGCGCAGGTCCCCTTCCCTGTCCCCCAGGAGAGGCCGCAAGTCATCCCCTTTGTCACCCAGGAGAGGCCGCAAGTCATCCCCTATTTCTTCAAGGCGAGGACGCAAGTCTCTGTCTAAATCCCCTTGGAGAGGACGCAAACTGTCTCCATCCCCCAGACGAGGGCGGCGGTCTGAGTCAAGGCCTCGTGGCCGTGTCAGGAGGTCAAGAACCAGAACCCCCCCACCTCGTCGTAGGCGCTCAAGGTCCCACTCGCCTGTGAGGCTGACACGCCGCTCACGCTCCAGATCTAGGCGGCCCCGTCGCTCTCGGTCCCCAAGAAGAGGCAGACGCTCCAAGAGCCGTTCCTTATCTCGCAGGAAGAGGACCCCTCCCAGGACGCGACGATCCCGGACTCCGGTCCGAAGAGGCAGGAGGACTCGCTCCCGCTCTGTGGTGATCCTGAAGAGGAAAGGGAAAAGCTCACGGTCCAAATCCCCACggaccaaaaacaacaaatccCGCTCTAGAAGCTCCAGGAAATCCAGGTCACCCGTTCAGAAGCGTTCTACATCATTGAAGCGGAGTAAGACTAAGTCCCAATCTCCAGGAGGCAGCAAACCATCAACATCACGATCTCCATCGCCACGTAACAGGTCCAAGTCTCATACTCCCAAACCCCAGAAAATAACCAAGCGTTCAGTCTCACAGTCACCTGTCAGAGACAAATCCAGGTCTGTCTCAAGTGACAGACCATCGGACAGCGCTTCCCCAGAACGCTCAAGATCCAGGTCTACTGCCAAAGATCAAAAGTCTCCACAAATAGCTGACAAACCTATTTTAGACAAGACTGTGAATGATGAAGCACCTACCAAGGAAGTTGAGGAAGCTGCAGCAGGGCCATGGAAGCCCTTGCCTTGGGCTGCGGCCTCCAGTTCTATCACAAAGAGCAAGCCCGGGACTGGGCAGGCTGAAGAGAGCAGCTCTGAGGTTCAATCTGAAGACCATGACTCTACCGTAGAAGAGCCAAAGGGGATAGGAAGCCCGACAAGCTCTTCTGAAGATGAGCCAGATGAACGTGCTACCTCCAGGTCAGTTTCACCAGATGCTGTTCAAGCTGATGGTCACTCCAGGTCCTCACCATCTAATTCCCCTATCAAGAAAACATCCTCAAAGCTACGGCAGTCCTCAACCTCAGCGTCACCAGCTAGAAAGTCACCAGCTGGCCGGAAAATGTCCACCTCTCCCTTACGGAGGCGCTCCCGGTCTAAGTCTACCTCTCCTGCTCAGTCAAAGTCTGCTTCCAGAAGGAGACGCTCCAAGTCCCCAGTCAAGAAAAGGAAGTCAGTCTCTCCACCGGCTAGGCGGAAGAAGAGGTCCAAGTCCAAAAGTCCTGCTCGCCGCTGGAGATCACGCTCTAAGTCACCAACACGGCGCAGGAAGTCACGGTCTAAGTCCAGAGCCAGAACCAAGCGCTCCAAGTCCCGCTCCCCAGCCAGAAGGAAGAGGTCCAAGTCCACAGACAGGAGCAAACGCTCCAAATCTCGTTCTCTAGGTCGGAGGAGGAGGTCCCGCTCTGGGTCACGGCGACGCCGACCCATCATTCGGAACCGCTCTTTTGACCGTCGTGACCGATGGAAACGAGAACCAAGTCACTCGCCCATCCTTATCCTCCGCAAGCGCCGGTCAACATCTCGAACCCGCCGCAGTGCCAGCAAGACCCCTCCTCGTCTCACTGAGCTGG ACAAAGACCAGCTCCTGGAGATAGCGAAGGCCAATGCCGCAGCTATGTGTGCTAAAGCAGGTGTGCCCATCCCAGAGAGTCTGAGACCCAAGGCCATCCTCCAGCTTCCCCTTCCCACCCCCGTCCCAACACCTTTGAATCTgcctctgcctctgcctctcAACATGCCTGGCATGGGCATGCCAAACATGCCCAACATGAATATGCCCAACATGAATATGCCCAACATGAATATGCCCAACATGAATATGCCCAACATGAATATGCCCAACATGAATATGGCCATGAGTGCTGCCATGGCCAGTATGACGGCTGCTACCATGACTGCAGCCCTCACCAACATGGCCCAGATGTCAAACATGCCCCAGATGGCGCCGCTCCCCACGATCACCAACAAGCCCCCTCCTAGCCAGGCCCCCCAAACAACCCTCGCCCCACTCAACCTTGACCACATAGAGGAGGTGAAAAGAAAGGTCACTCAACAGGCCAACATCTACAGTATCAAAGAGCTTACTGAG AAATGTAAGATGATAGCAGCGAGTAAGGAGGAGATGGCCGTAGCTAAGCCCCATGTGTCTGATGACGAGGATGAGGACAGGAAGCCTCGTGGCAAGAGCTTTCTTTAG